From Dehalococcoidia bacterium, a single genomic window includes:
- a CDS encoding cation:proton antiporter gives MEVFDALFSVGLLLVVAKLLEGLFKRIGISSIFAYAIAGVLLGPVTGLVEPNRDIQLLLNIGIFVFFFLVGLDELDISGFLSAIRGRLFVAAVLSVAISVVVTTDVLFDVGLDLAFTDAMAVAGVLSLSSLGIVAKVLIDEERLKDPVGIQIFTGVVIAELLVLFIVGFAISEHAFLEEEGQLSVVTSVLLLVGELAAFTIVMWLVCNKVVPRVLVLLHRVLQVQQLSYGLLLGGLFLVIVIAEEVGLHGSIGALLFGAALSPLPYQLRHDSMPGMRSTAEGLFVPLFFASAGLNLSLDFLELNPGFIAALIFVPLAAKFAGAFISAYVTRLDSPFAVASGLMAKGVAEIALLLVMLHAHVINEALFSLLVVIMFGYILLTPIGISYAVRRVKHPDDAAEDSDIPHMMDRFVLDGIHVKDVIDDTRIYPDQSISVRSFVEQLDYLRTA, from the coding sequence ATGGAGGTTTTTGACGCCCTGTTCTCTGTCGGTCTGCTCCTGGTGGTGGCCAAGCTACTGGAGGGGCTGTTCAAACGGATTGGCATCAGTTCGATCTTCGCCTACGCCATCGCTGGAGTACTTCTGGGGCCTGTGACCGGCCTGGTGGAACCCAACAGGGACATTCAACTCCTGCTGAACATCGGCATCTTCGTCTTCTTCTTCCTGGTGGGCCTGGACGAGTTGGACATCTCCGGCTTCCTGTCTGCGATACGGGGACGGCTCTTCGTTGCCGCCGTCCTTTCAGTTGCGATCTCCGTGGTGGTGACCACCGACGTCCTGTTCGATGTGGGATTGGATCTCGCCTTTACCGATGCAATGGCCGTGGCCGGTGTGCTGTCGCTCTCCAGCCTGGGCATCGTGGCCAAGGTGTTGATAGACGAAGAGCGGCTCAAGGACCCGGTAGGGATACAGATCTTCACCGGCGTGGTGATCGCAGAGCTGCTGGTCCTCTTCATAGTAGGGTTTGCCATCAGCGAACACGCCTTCCTCGAGGAGGAAGGACAACTGAGCGTAGTTACCAGCGTGCTTCTTCTCGTAGGTGAACTGGCCGCATTCACCATTGTCATGTGGCTGGTCTGCAACAAGGTCGTCCCACGTGTGTTGGTGCTGCTGCACCGGGTGTTGCAGGTGCAGCAGCTTTCGTACGGTCTGCTGCTGGGCGGACTGTTCCTGGTCATCGTGATAGCCGAAGAGGTCGGGCTCCATGGCTCGATAGGCGCCCTGCTGTTTGGCGCGGCCCTCTCGCCGCTGCCCTACCAGCTGAGGCACGACTCCATGCCAGGGATGAGGAGCACGGCGGAAGGGCTCTTCGTACCCCTCTTCTTTGCCTCTGCTGGACTGAACTTAAGCCTGGACTTCCTGGAGTTGAATCCCGGTTTCATAGCGGCGTTGATCTTCGTGCCCCTGGCCGCCAAGTTCGCCGGCGCCTTCATCAGCGCCTACGTTACCCGGCTGGATTCCCCATTCGCCGTGGCAAGCGGATTGATGGCCAAGGGCGTGGCAGAGATCGCCTTACTCCTGGTCATGCTGCACGCACATGTCATCAACGAGGCCCTCTTCTCGCTGCTGGTTGTGATCATGTTTGGCTACATTTTGCTGACGCCCATTGGGATCAGCTACGCAGTAAGAAGGGTCAAACATCCTGATGACGCTGCCGAAGACAGTGACATCCCCCACATGATGGACCGCTTTGTGCTGGACGGTATCCACGTAAAGGACGTGATCGACGATACGCGGATCTACCCGGACCAGTCCATCAGTGTGCGGAGTTTCGTGGAACAACTGGACTACCTCAGAACAGCATGA
- a CDS encoding CBS domain-containing protein → MDGSDLAGIVSLNFLRYLPRSQWASTSLVEFMRQSTLTADPDELVEDTLQRMQESSVSVLPVIDPDTGEFQGSITSYEILEMILLTAGGRDI, encoded by the coding sequence GTGGACGGCTCCGACCTGGCCGGTATAGTTTCACTGAACTTCCTGAGGTACCTTCCCAGGAGCCAGTGGGCCAGTACCTCGCTGGTGGAATTCATGCGGCAGAGCACGCTGACAGCTGACCCGGATGAGCTTGTGGAGGACACGCTTCAGCGAATGCAGGAGAGCTCGGTTTCGGTGTTGCCCGTGATCGACCCCGATACCGGAGAATTCCAGGGGTCCATCACCAGCTATGAGATCCTGGAAATGATTCTCCTGACGGCTGGCGGTAGGGACATCTAG
- a CDS encoding PD-(D/E)XK nuclease family protein, translated as MQSSQSLIVGQLSPERLRDVVDDLKRDDPLAPVTVVGPSNYANLSLRHDFARVGFVNVRFMVFSRLAEFLGAPRMASEGRAPLTRVIENAAVRSAASEAVGPLGDLREHSSTLRSLKQAFRGLRYVSSTALDALAGAGVLQAETVRLYRQFRLDTAEFYDDEDLARAAAVSVDDQPTAGFEDIGAIVFYLPRDLTPGQVALIDALARRQRCVVMLGLTDDPAANEPLDGLAKRLSPFLRASQIDVVNPLPEGADRSVYLADRHSREGGNPGAGAVLRQAQDERIDGLPAPVSPEGEKADTHLLVASDPHQEIRWIIRQIVSRAHDGMPFGRMAVLYRKSDYGKIIAEEMDLAGIPIAGPDRTTLAETAVGRTLVGLMELADSDLRRGQVASWLTGCPVRSPSREIRLNPSRWDKLSKEVGIVRGIEQWRDRLDKYAAGLEESISDPEKAEEMSEGRLRSMSSQAKSARDMLAFIGHLHDDIQPPNEGASWADFSAWARRLVDDYVSRGTGTPEHELDALERVQDILSELTAAGAVAPDPTLQVFREDLYEALQASAGRLGEMGRGVFVARFRDAAGMRFDAVYMVGMIEGAVPPALGDDPLVPESARHRAGGSSAGFDMPQDARARERLDYLYALDSAPDRTLSVSLADLSAGREQHASRWLLEQAAKLSGARVTASELQRMGGSDWLTVVPSAESGLLDGAAIDASDLLDYDLRHLVRWERAGQRVSQHPFATGTILSRTLELGRARNSRDFTQWDGNGSSVARESSYASYTLNRALSPTRLERWAACPFSYFLGNVLRIGSIETPEDVFSISALERGSLIHNILDEFMRRVAESGTMPQPHEAWSADHRAVLMKVAHERFSKAEADGVTGRPVMWELERAQVLADLDTFLERDDAHRARFEVTPKEFEVKFGLPEGHWQEAVWSLDDGERVRFRGIIDRVDVSSDGRTALVIDYKTGSSWQYNGLENDPTDKGKKLQLGVYALAAQRGLANVDNVSSAYWFVTTRGSFALAPKEPVDGSSDEVRNRLGEVVTSIVSGIRSGVFPANPGERTRFGFNNCAFCDFDSLCPSRRDRTWESKRDDPLLSGYRDLVGE; from the coding sequence ATGCAATCTTCCCAATCGCTCATCGTTGGCCAACTATCTCCGGAACGCCTGCGCGACGTAGTCGATGACCTGAAGCGCGACGATCCGCTGGCTCCGGTGACGGTCGTAGGCCCGTCCAACTACGCCAACCTGTCGCTGAGGCACGACTTCGCACGCGTCGGTTTCGTAAACGTCAGGTTCATGGTGTTTTCGCGGCTCGCGGAGTTCCTTGGCGCGCCGCGCATGGCGAGCGAGGGTCGCGCTCCCCTTACGCGAGTCATCGAGAACGCAGCCGTCCGGTCCGCAGCAAGCGAGGCCGTGGGACCACTTGGCGACCTGAGGGAACACTCGTCCACCCTGCGCAGCCTCAAGCAGGCATTTCGAGGCCTGAGATATGTCTCGAGCACCGCCTTAGACGCTCTCGCCGGTGCCGGGGTGCTGCAGGCCGAGACCGTGAGACTGTACCGGCAGTTCAGACTCGACACAGCAGAATTCTATGACGACGAGGACCTGGCACGAGCCGCTGCCGTATCTGTCGATGATCAACCGACTGCCGGATTCGAGGACATCGGCGCGATCGTGTTCTACTTGCCGCGTGATCTCACACCCGGACAGGTGGCGCTAATCGATGCGCTGGCCAGACGACAACGGTGTGTCGTGATGCTCGGACTCACGGACGACCCCGCTGCCAACGAGCCACTGGATGGGCTGGCTAAGCGACTGTCGCCATTTCTGAGAGCGTCGCAAATCGACGTAGTGAACCCTCTCCCAGAGGGAGCTGACAGGAGTGTGTATCTCGCAGACCGTCATTCCCGCGAAGGCGGGAATCCAGGGGCTGGGGCCGTCCTTCGACAAGCTCAGGACGAACGAATTGACGGTTTACCTGCCCCCGTGAGCCCGGAGGGAGAGAAAGCCGATACACATCTGCTGGTCGCATCTGACCCTCACCAGGAGATCAGGTGGATAATCCGGCAGATCGTCAGTCGAGCGCACGATGGGATGCCATTCGGCCGGATGGCAGTGCTGTACCGCAAGTCCGACTACGGCAAGATCATCGCTGAGGAGATGGATCTGGCCGGCATACCCATCGCAGGGCCGGACCGCACTACTCTTGCCGAGACTGCCGTGGGACGGACCCTGGTTGGCCTCATGGAGCTGGCCGACAGCGATCTTCGACGCGGGCAAGTCGCCTCGTGGCTGACAGGATGCCCGGTCAGGTCGCCCTCCCGAGAGATTCGGCTGAACCCGAGCAGGTGGGACAAGCTGTCGAAAGAGGTGGGAATCGTCCGTGGCATCGAACAGTGGAGAGACAGGCTGGACAAGTACGCTGCGGGGCTTGAGGAGTCGATCTCCGACCCAGAAAAGGCTGAGGAGATGTCGGAGGGGAGGCTGCGAAGCATGAGCTCGCAGGCCAAGTCGGCGAGGGATATGCTCGCTTTCATCGGGCACCTCCACGACGATATTCAGCCGCCGAATGAAGGCGCGTCGTGGGCCGACTTTTCGGCGTGGGCTCGCCGGCTGGTCGACGACTATGTGTCCAGGGGGACAGGCACTCCAGAGCACGAGTTGGATGCGTTAGAGAGAGTCCAGGACATACTTTCGGAGTTGACCGCCGCGGGTGCGGTCGCACCGGACCCTACACTTCAGGTATTTCGCGAGGACCTGTACGAGGCGCTGCAGGCTTCTGCCGGACGCCTGGGCGAGATGGGAAGAGGCGTGTTTGTCGCCCGGTTCCGGGACGCGGCCGGAATGCGATTCGACGCCGTGTACATGGTCGGAATGATCGAGGGAGCGGTGCCGCCCGCGCTGGGAGACGATCCGCTGGTCCCAGAGTCAGCGCGACACCGCGCCGGGGGCTCGTCTGCTGGATTCGACATGCCGCAGGACGCCAGGGCCAGAGAGCGACTCGACTACCTTTACGCGCTCGACAGCGCGCCTGACAGGACTCTGTCGGTCTCATTGGCAGACCTATCCGCGGGACGAGAGCAGCACGCGTCCAGGTGGCTGCTCGAACAGGCGGCGAAACTTAGCGGGGCGCGGGTGACCGCATCCGAGTTGCAGCGCATGGGAGGCAGTGACTGGCTGACCGTTGTTCCCTCGGCAGAGTCCGGACTGCTGGATGGCGCAGCGATAGATGCCTCCGATTTGCTCGACTACGACTTGCGCCACCTGGTCCGCTGGGAGAGGGCAGGCCAGCGCGTGTCCCAACACCCGTTTGCCACTGGCACAATCCTCAGCAGAACTCTGGAACTGGGAAGAGCGCGGAACAGCCGGGACTTCACCCAGTGGGATGGCAACGGTTCGTCTGTCGCTCGTGAGTCCAGTTATGCCAGCTACACCCTCAACAGGGCGCTGTCCCCGACGCGACTCGAACGCTGGGCTGCGTGCCCGTTCAGCTACTTCCTCGGAAATGTGCTCAGGATCGGTTCAATTGAGACCCCGGAGGATGTGTTCTCGATATCGGCCCTTGAACGCGGCAGCCTGATCCACAACATCCTGGATGAGTTTATGAGGCGCGTGGCTGAGTCTGGAACGATGCCCCAGCCTCACGAGGCCTGGAGCGCCGATCACAGGGCGGTGCTCATGAAGGTCGCCCATGAGCGATTCTCCAAGGCCGAGGCTGACGGCGTTACAGGAAGGCCTGTGATGTGGGAGCTGGAGAGGGCACAGGTCCTGGCCGACCTCGACACATTCCTGGAGCGGGACGACGCTCACAGGGCTAGATTTGAGGTGACACCAAAGGAGTTCGAGGTCAAGTTCGGATTGCCAGAAGGCCACTGGCAGGAGGCGGTATGGAGTCTCGATGACGGCGAGCGGGTGCGATTCAGGGGTATTATCGACCGCGTCGACGTCTCCTCAGACGGTCGCACTGCGCTGGTCATCGACTACAAGACAGGGAGCTCTTGGCAATACAATGGTCTCGAAAACGACCCCACAGACAAGGGCAAAAAGCTCCAGCTAGGGGTGTACGCACTGGCTGCACAGCGCGGCCTTGCGAACGTCGATAACGTAAGCTCAGCGTACTGGTTCGTGACGACGCGCGGATCGTTCGCGCTCGCTCCAAAGGAGCCCGTCGATGGCAGCTCCGACGAGGTACGCAACAGGCTCGGTGAGGTAGTCACCAGCATCGTCTCAGGTATCAGGAGTGGTGTGTTCCCAGCCAATCCTGGAGAGCGCACCCGCTTCGGATTCAACAACTGTGCATTCTGCGATTTCGACTCGCTCTGTCCTTCACGGCGTGACCGGACATGGGAGAGCAAACGTGATGATCCGCTGCTGTCCGGTTACCGCGACCTGGTTGGCGAGTAG
- a CDS encoding UvrD-helicase domain-containing protein, whose translation MMTAFTPIDQAARDKIRLTLGETMFVEAGAGTGKTTSMVSRVVNLIGSGKATVDRVAAITFTNSAASELQERIREELEKAASDDEVDQAWRDRCAVGVEDIDRATFTTLHSFAGAILRERPLEAGLPPSFETMDQVASDLDFDEKWNEWLDWALDDSDNVPTLPVALSLGLRPDQLREIALEFHKNYDLLEGVVFDDTAVHPHPSPLPRIKSGAGSEGEEAAKFHSAQKLVDAGPELERLCGFSKLRDDDRLFQHVQSKLSSIRRLNEMEPGSPAALGMLSRLMPLRMNRGRQGDWNTDPTSGVNACKQMKDYLQELHDAAAMELDQARGTSLPLILSALRDFVVGYEQERKREGRAGYHDLLVWARNLLRDNIRVRDHFRQQYTHLLLDEAQDTDPIQMQIAMFIAEDVPDGTPPESRPTDWRNVKPADGRLFVVGDPKQSIYRFRRADVRQLNTLRSRMNQTPVNLDQNFRSHRPIIDWVNHLFSNWMEASESQAEYVSLRHRWENETGDEGAPSVWELGDAFDALMGKVRALECQGIASALKQITGSGWQIRSGESNGAPEYRAARYSDICILMPTRTGLRDLEVALDDAGVPYRLEGSSLIFDTQEVRDLLNCLRAIDDPEDEVAIVAALRSPAFACTDVDLLRYYESGGRFDYLARSSNRRGPVAEGLEALGSYHERRMWSSVAALIDGFVRERPLMTAAVDHPRRREQWRRYRFIVAQARAFTEAGGGSLRSFLEWIDRLRSEGARVTETPVPETDEDAVRIMTVHGSKGLEFPVVILTGLNNRRSNRTGQVLFGRQDGHSGRNSVEVKVGSGVRTFQTAGYEDLQTDEKAMLEDEHVRLLYVATTRAMDHLVLSMYRRLGAETDASYIADHFEEHEDMWRRLPDTTGQQLLPPSSATDVQSGDALDAVQHSREARSQWIKARDEVIGQQGRPTTVAATRLAEVANEETKDEQENEEPWRRGRAGTQIGRAVHAVLQTIDLATGNGIDETARAQAYAEGIPGRVEDIIRLSRVAVRSSVVKRAVESGRYWREVPVGVPIAGGSLQGFIDLLFEDPDGLVIVDYKTDSVTAEGAAAAAARYRPQAAGYALAIQRAMPQRKVAEVVFLFLEPHSEESMSDIEELTAEGEALATDYLTSS comes from the coding sequence ATGATGACGGCGTTCACACCCATAGACCAGGCCGCACGTGACAAGATCCGGCTCACGCTGGGCGAGACTATGTTCGTCGAGGCGGGGGCGGGCACCGGCAAGACCACCAGCATGGTGAGCAGGGTCGTCAACCTGATCGGGTCGGGCAAGGCAACAGTAGACAGGGTCGCTGCGATCACCTTCACCAACTCCGCAGCCTCGGAGCTACAGGAGCGCATCAGGGAGGAGCTTGAGAAGGCAGCATCTGATGACGAAGTCGACCAGGCGTGGCGTGACCGTTGCGCTGTTGGAGTCGAGGACATCGACAGGGCGACGTTCACCACGCTGCACAGCTTCGCCGGAGCGATTCTTCGCGAGCGTCCGCTGGAGGCGGGGCTTCCGCCATCGTTCGAGACGATGGACCAGGTCGCCAGCGACCTCGACTTCGACGAGAAGTGGAACGAGTGGCTGGACTGGGCCCTGGACGACTCGGACAATGTCCCGACGTTGCCGGTGGCGCTGTCCCTCGGCCTGCGCCCAGACCAACTCCGAGAGATCGCGCTGGAGTTCCACAAGAACTACGACCTCCTTGAGGGGGTTGTGTTCGACGACACTGCGGTTCACCCTCACCCCAGCCCTCTCCCCCGGATCAAGTCCGGGGCAGGCTCTGAGGGAGAGGAGGCAGCTAAGTTCCATTCTGCTCAGAAGCTCGTTGACGCCGGACCTGAGCTTGAGCGACTGTGCGGCTTCTCGAAGCTGCGAGATGACGACCGGCTCTTCCAGCACGTCCAGTCCAAGCTGTCGTCCATACGACGGCTGAACGAGATGGAGCCGGGGTCGCCCGCCGCTCTCGGAATGCTGTCCAGGCTCATGCCACTTCGCATGAACCGGGGTCGCCAGGGCGACTGGAACACCGATCCGACCTCAGGCGTCAATGCGTGCAAGCAGATGAAGGACTACCTCCAGGAGCTTCATGACGCCGCCGCGATGGAGTTGGACCAGGCCCGGGGCACGTCGCTGCCCCTGATTCTGAGTGCGCTCCGTGATTTCGTAGTCGGCTACGAACAGGAGCGCAAGCGAGAGGGTCGCGCCGGGTATCACGACCTGCTGGTCTGGGCACGGAACCTGCTTCGAGACAACATCAGGGTTCGCGACCACTTCAGGCAGCAGTACACGCACCTGCTGCTCGATGAAGCCCAGGACACCGACCCCATTCAGATGCAGATCGCCATGTTCATCGCCGAGGACGTCCCGGATGGCACGCCACCGGAGTCGCGTCCAACGGACTGGCGCAACGTGAAGCCGGCAGACGGCAGGCTGTTCGTCGTCGGCGATCCCAAGCAGTCAATCTATCGTTTCCGGCGGGCAGACGTCCGCCAGCTCAACACCCTCAGGAGCCGGATGAACCAGACACCGGTCAACCTCGACCAGAATTTCCGGTCGCACCGACCGATCATCGACTGGGTGAACCACCTGTTCAGCAATTGGATGGAAGCCAGCGAGTCACAGGCCGAGTACGTGAGCCTGCGGCACAGGTGGGAAAACGAAACAGGCGACGAAGGTGCGCCATCGGTCTGGGAGCTAGGCGACGCTTTCGATGCACTGATGGGAAAAGTCAGGGCGCTAGAGTGCCAGGGGATCGCGTCAGCCCTCAAGCAGATTACCGGCAGTGGCTGGCAGATTCGATCAGGCGAGAGCAACGGCGCGCCTGAGTACAGGGCGGCCAGGTACTCGGACATCTGCATACTGATGCCGACCCGCACGGGCCTGAGAGACCTCGAGGTCGCTCTCGACGACGCTGGCGTGCCGTACAGGCTGGAGGGCAGCTCGCTAATCTTCGATACGCAGGAGGTCCGCGATCTGCTCAACTGCCTCAGGGCGATCGACGACCCTGAGGATGAGGTCGCGATAGTCGCCGCGCTTCGTTCACCGGCCTTCGCCTGCACCGACGTAGACCTGCTCAGGTACTACGAGTCAGGTGGCCGGTTCGACTATCTAGCTCGTTCGAGTAACCGGCGTGGCCCTGTGGCCGAAGGGTTGGAAGCACTCGGCAGCTACCACGAGCGCAGGATGTGGAGCTCGGTCGCGGCCCTGATAGACGGGTTCGTTCGCGAGCGGCCGCTGATGACCGCCGCGGTCGACCATCCACGCAGGCGTGAGCAGTGGCGCAGGTATCGGTTCATCGTGGCGCAGGCGAGGGCATTCACAGAGGCCGGCGGCGGCTCCCTTCGCAGTTTTCTCGAATGGATCGACCGGCTACGAAGCGAGGGAGCCCGCGTGACGGAGACTCCTGTACCCGAGACCGACGAGGACGCTGTCCGCATCATGACGGTACACGGCTCCAAAGGGCTGGAGTTCCCAGTGGTGATTCTGACAGGTCTGAACAATCGGAGATCGAACCGGACGGGCCAGGTGCTGTTTGGACGCCAGGACGGACATAGTGGACGTAACTCGGTCGAGGTAAAGGTCGGAAGCGGCGTCCGTACGTTCCAGACAGCAGGCTACGAGGACTTACAGACAGACGAGAAGGCGATGCTCGAGGACGAGCATGTCAGGCTACTGTACGTCGCCACAACACGTGCCATGGACCACCTCGTGCTCAGCATGTACAGGCGTCTGGGAGCCGAGACAGACGCCTCCTATATCGCCGACCACTTCGAGGAGCATGAAGATATGTGGCGCCGGTTGCCAGATACGACTGGCCAGCAGCTACTCCCGCCATCGTCAGCGACAGATGTGCAGAGTGGTGATGCTCTGGATGCAGTCCAGCACTCCCGCGAGGCCAGATCACAATGGATCAAGGCGCGAGACGAAGTGATCGGGCAACAGGGGCGTCCAACCACGGTGGCGGCGACCAGGCTGGCGGAGGTCGCCAACGAGGAGACCAAGGACGAGCAGGAGAACGAAGAGCCTTGGAGGCGCGGACGCGCTGGAACACAGATAGGACGCGCCGTCCACGCCGTACTCCAGACCATAGACCTCGCAACCGGCAACGGAATCGATGAGACCGCCCGGGCCCAGGCGTATGCTGAAGGCATCCCGGGGCGGGTCGAAGACATCATCAGGCTATCGAGAGTCGCGGTGCGGAGCAGCGTGGTGAAGCGTGCAGTGGAGTCTGGACGGTACTGGCGGGAGGTGCCTGTCGGAGTACCGATCGCCGGTGGATCGCTACAGGGGTTCATCGACTTGCTGTTCGAAGACCCAGACGGACTCGTCATCGTGGACTACAAGACGGACTCGGTGACCGCCGAAGGAGCGGCAGCCGCAGCCGCTCGTTATCGGCCACAGGCGGCGGGATATGCTCTAGCCATCCAGCGCGCCATGCCGCAGAGAAAAGTGGCGGAGGTCGTGTTCCTATTCCTGGAACCGCATAGCGAAGAGTCGATGTCGGACATCGAGGAGCTAACGGCAGAGGGAGAGGCGCTGGCTACAGACTACCTCACTTCAAGCTGA